A genome region from Chryseobacterium sp. G0186 includes the following:
- a CDS encoding sigma-54-dependent transcriptional regulator, translating to MSGNILIIDDEIKLLKLLGMILSQENFNVKEASTARSAMTMLEQYDFDVVLSDVRLPDAFGVDLVKSIKTKYPHLEIILMTAFGNITDAVQAMKNGAYDYLVKGDDNEKIIPLVYKALEKGKDNRSRTVKPICGAKGFTQVIGNSPLILHAKKLAEKVALTDAAVLLTGETGTGKEVFANAIHEGSERKKNSFVAINCSAFSKEILESELFGHKQGSFTGALKDKKGLIEEANGGTLFLDEIGEMPIELQAKLLRVLETREFIKMGETKVSKSDFRLIAATNRNLEEEIRQGNFREDLYFRLNVFEITLPALRERKEDLKMLAKNFIDIFSNKLHLSSIQVSPDYYKALERNDWKGNIRELRNAVERSLILMNDNVLDAESLPHYSEKQIPESDSLSMRTLEKIHIQKVLQYTKGNKAEAARLLEIGIATLYRKLEEYGLK from the coding sequence ATGTCCGGAAACATTCTGATCATCGATGATGAGATCAAGCTCCTTAAGTTATTAGGCATGATCCTTTCCCAAGAAAATTTTAATGTAAAAGAAGCTTCTACGGCTCGTTCGGCTATGACGATGTTGGAGCAGTATGATTTTGATGTTGTATTAAGCGATGTCCGGCTTCCTGATGCCTTTGGGGTAGATTTGGTAAAGTCAATCAAGACTAAGTATCCTCATCTTGAAATTATTCTGATGACAGCATTTGGAAATATTACAGATGCTGTTCAGGCCATGAAGAATGGTGCTTATGATTACCTGGTAAAGGGTGATGATAATGAAAAAATTATTCCTTTGGTATACAAAGCCTTGGAAAAGGGTAAAGATAACAGATCCAGAACAGTTAAGCCGATTTGTGGAGCAAAAGGTTTTACCCAGGTAATTGGTAATTCCCCTTTAATTCTTCATGCCAAGAAACTGGCAGAGAAAGTTGCATTGACCGACGCCGCGGTGCTTTTAACGGGAGAAACAGGAACTGGTAAGGAAGTTTTTGCCAATGCAATCCATGAGGGAAGTGAGCGTAAGAAAAACAGCTTTGTTGCGATCAACTGTTCAGCTTTCAGTAAAGAAATTCTGGAGAGTGAGCTTTTTGGTCATAAACAGGGTTCTTTTACAGGAGCCTTAAAAGATAAAAAAGGACTCATTGAAGAAGCCAATGGGGGAACGTTATTTTTAGATGAGATTGGTGAGATGCCGATTGAGCTTCAGGCTAAATTACTCAGAGTTTTAGAAACCAGGGAGTTTATCAAAATGGGTGAAACTAAGGTCTCTAAATCTGACTTTAGACTGATTGCTGCCACCAACAGAAATCTGGAAGAAGAAATAAGACAAGGAAACTTTAGAGAAGATCTGTATTTCAGGCTGAATGTCTTTGAAATTACTCTTCCTGCACTTAGAGAAAGAAAGGAAGATCTAAAGATGCTGGCAAAGAATTTTATAGATATTTTTTCCAATAAGCTACATTTATCCTCTATTCAGGTAAGTCCTGATTACTATAAAGCGTTAGAGAGAAATGACTGGAAAGGGAATATCCGTGAATTAAGGAATGCGGTGGAACGAAGCCTTATTTTAATGAATGATAATGTGTTGGATGCTGAAAGTCTTCCCCATTATTCAGAAAAACAGATTCCTGAAAGCGATTCTTTAAGCATGAGAACCCTTGAGAAAATTCACATACAAAAAGTATTGCAGTACACAAAAGGAAATAAAGCTGAAGCCGCCAGACTTCTTGAGATTGGCATTGCCACATTGTACCGTAAACTCGAAGAATACGGATTAAAATAA
- a CDS encoding copper resistance protein NlpE: MKNKMFILGMGAALILASCSKKETVETGSVTDSATAVQPTPADSITKATPTAAGDTSENALDWNGTYEATVPCADCPGIKTSLTLNDDKTFTINEEYLDRNSKNEDKGSFTWDATGSIITLKGKTANYKYKVGENMLIQLDMDGKEIDGPNKHLYVFKKK; this comes from the coding sequence ATGAAAAACAAAATGTTTATTCTGGGAATGGGAGCTGCTTTAATTCTGGCTTCTTGTTCTAAAAAAGAAACTGTTGAAACCGGTTCTGTTACAGATTCTGCAACAGCTGTTCAGCCAACGCCTGCTGACAGTATCACTAAAGCGACTCCAACAGCGGCTGGTGACACTTCTGAAAACGCATTGGATTGGAATGGTACCTATGAAGCAACAGTTCCTTGTGCAGACTGCCCTGGAATTAAGACTTCCCTGACTCTGAACGATGATAAAACGTTTACGATTAATGAAGAGTATCTGGATAGAAACTCAAAAAATGAAGATAAAGGATCTTTTACCTGGGATGCTACAGGAAGTATCATCACTTTAAAAGGGAAAACAGCAAACTATAAATATAAAGTGGGCGAAAACATGCTTATCCAACTGGACATGGACGGTAAAGAAATTGACGGTCCTAACAAGCATTTGTATGTATTCAAGAAAAAATAA
- a CDS encoding MgtC/SapB family protein, whose protein sequence is MEFLQDHYTVKNELLLIFISVILGLLIGAEREYRNKSAGLRTFILVCFGSCLFTILSIKIGVGNPDRLAANIITGIGFLGAGVIFKGENKIEGITTATTIWATASIGMAVGSGYVYFSLLGTALVLIVLSALTYLQTFIDNYNKIREYRIAVTDPENVKYCEDLFKQNHLRYQMIKQQYTQGNLTVTWRLTGKNSHHEDVIQCLMKEPKIIAYQF, encoded by the coding sequence ATGGAATTTCTTCAGGACCATTATACAGTCAAAAATGAGCTGTTACTGATCTTTATTTCTGTGATTTTGGGATTATTAATTGGTGCAGAACGAGAATACCGCAATAAATCGGCGGGACTTCGTACATTTATTTTAGTCTGTTTTGGTTCCTGCCTGTTTACCATACTTTCCATTAAAATTGGAGTAGGAAACCCAGACCGTTTGGCTGCCAATATTATTACAGGAATTGGCTTTCTGGGAGCAGGAGTTATATTTAAGGGTGAAAATAAAATTGAAGGAATTACAACGGCAACTACGATCTGGGCAACAGCGTCTATAGGAATGGCGGTAGGTTCAGGATATGTCTACTTTTCACTTTTAGGAACAGCATTGGTCCTTATTGTATTGAGTGCTTTGACGTATCTTCAGACTTTCATAGATAATTACAATAAGATCAGAGAATATAGAATTGCCGTTACAGATCCGGAAAATGTGAAATACTGTGAAGATCTTTTTAAACAAAATCATTTAAGATATCAGATGATTAAACAGCAGTATACACAAGGAAACTTAACCGTTACGTGGAGGCTTACAGGAAAAAACAGTCATCATGAAGATGTTATTCAATGTTTGATGAAAGAACCAAAGATCATAGCCTATCAATTTTAG
- a CDS encoding MBL fold metallo-hydrolase: MNTTHLKVCTECGTQYPENYTGNSCIICEDERQAVPQSGQSWTTYEQLLEKHSVKIKKINDTLYEFVVNPRFSIGQRALFVISESGNLLWDCIPLIDDEVIEFIQSKGGLKGIAISHPHYYSMMKMWAEAFNSIIYIHEKDKEWVVNGGNSVEYWKGDHMNLWDQLKLHNIGGHFEGSSIIEIPEMSEKGTLLIGDTMYLSPSMKHFATMRSYPNRIPLPLSEVKRIEKRFEEISFDTIYGFYSYQNVEKNAKEIVKNSFSKYE; this comes from the coding sequence ATGAATACTACCCATCTTAAAGTGTGTACAGAATGTGGTACCCAATATCCGGAAAATTATACTGGCAATAGCTGTATCATTTGTGAAGATGAAAGGCAGGCGGTTCCTCAAAGCGGGCAATCCTGGACTACCTATGAACAACTTTTGGAAAAACACAGTGTTAAGATCAAAAAAATAAATGATACGCTTTACGAATTTGTAGTAAACCCGAGGTTTTCTATTGGGCAACGTGCCTTATTTGTAATTTCAGAAAGTGGAAATCTATTGTGGGATTGTATTCCATTGATTGATGATGAGGTGATAGAGTTTATACAGTCAAAAGGAGGATTAAAAGGGATTGCCATCTCACATCCGCACTATTATTCTATGATGAAAATGTGGGCTGAGGCTTTTAACAGTATCATTTACATCCACGAAAAAGATAAAGAATGGGTGGTAAACGGTGGAAATTCTGTGGAATACTGGAAAGGAGATCATATGAATCTCTGGGATCAGCTGAAGCTTCATAATATCGGAGGACATTTTGAGGGAAGCTCCATTATAGAAATTCCGGAAATGAGTGAGAAAGGTACCTTACTTATTGGAGATACCATGTATTTATCACCATCCATGAAACATTTTGCCACAATGAGGAGCTATCCAAACAGAATTCCTCTTCCGCTAAGTGAAGTTAAAAGAATTGAAAAGCGTTTTGAGGAGATCAGCTTTGATACCATTTATGGTTTCTATTCCTATCAGAATGTAGAGAAAAATGCCAAGGAAATTGTAAAAAACTCTTTTTCTAAATATGAATAA
- a CDS encoding immunity 22 family protein has translation MDKETSHFWLGYFKNEEDFYDFVEEDENYYIEEENDDQYVSKFAESQGIKWFDDDFIEYGFENEQLGLYEKFSEYSYADQWLPVLERKLNEMSLDTPVNAIIFASRFVIPNPVSVDGEENKLYYVGEIEFDV, from the coding sequence ATGGACAAAGAAACTTCTCACTTCTGGTTGGGGTATTTTAAAAATGAAGAAGACTTTTATGACTTTGTAGAAGAGGATGAAAACTATTATATAGAGGAGGAGAACGACGATCAGTACGTTTCAAAATTTGCAGAGTCTCAAGGAATCAAATGGTTTGACGATGATTTTATAGAGTATGGTTTTGAGAATGAACAGTTAGGACTGTATGAAAAGTTTTCGGAATACTCTTACGCAGATCAATGGCTTCCGGTCCTTGAAAGGAAACTTAATGAAATGAGTCTGGATACTCCTGTCAATGCAATCATCTTTGCCAGCAGATTTGTTATTCCTAATCCTGTTTCTGTGGATGGAGAGGAAAACAAGTTGTATTATGTTGGAGAGATTGAATTTGATGTATAG
- the kdpA gene encoding potassium-transporting ATPase subunit KdpA, which translates to MSTEILGVIAMFAITLVIGIFLGKYIANVYGYKKTFLDPVFQPIEKLIYKISGINPNRQMNWKQNMYAMLTINLVWFIIGFLLLLNQAWLPLNPDGNPSMSPDLAFNTTISFLVNCNLQHYSGETGVSYLSQLYLMFLQFVTAATGMAAMAVLFKAFKEKTATELGNFYDYFTKSMIRILIPISVLVALILSINGSPMTFEGKDHITTLEGQKIDVSRGPVAAFVAIKHLGTNGGGFFGANSAHPLENPNYITNMTEMVTQMIIPFALVFALGFYLKKRKLSWVIFTVMTVGFLALTIPNIVNETGGNPLITKMGADSSLGAMEGKEIRFGSAASGYWSIATTVISTGSVNSMHDSTMPLSGMNELLAMMINCFYGGCGVGILNYFIFIILAVFISGLMVGRTPEFMGKKIEAKEMKIAMIVALFHPFLILVGTALTAYMPEFGAKTLNNPGFHGFSEMLYEFTSSSANNGSGFEGLGDNTPWWNISTGIVLLLSRFIPIIGPIAIAGLLAQKKFIPESSGTLKTDTATFGFMTLAVILLIAALSFFPALTLGPIAEQIQYFSK; encoded by the coding sequence ATGAGTACAGAAATTTTAGGCGTTATAGCAATGTTTGCTATTACATTAGTTATCGGAATATTTTTAGGTAAATATATTGCTAATGTCTACGGATACAAGAAAACCTTTTTAGATCCGGTTTTTCAGCCGATCGAAAAGTTAATTTATAAAATATCAGGAATTAATCCTAACCGTCAGATGAACTGGAAACAGAATATGTATGCCATGCTGACGATTAATCTGGTTTGGTTCATCATTGGGTTTTTACTTCTGCTGAATCAGGCCTGGCTTCCTCTAAATCCGGATGGAAACCCGAGTATGAGTCCTGATCTGGCTTTTAATACAACCATTTCATTTCTGGTTAACTGTAATTTGCAGCACTACTCGGGAGAAACGGGAGTAAGCTATCTAAGTCAGCTTTATCTGATGTTTTTACAGTTTGTAACTGCTGCAACGGGGATGGCTGCAATGGCGGTTCTTTTCAAGGCCTTTAAAGAGAAAACAGCTACAGAATTGGGGAATTTTTACGATTATTTTACCAAATCTATGATCAGAATCTTGATTCCAATAAGTGTACTTGTTGCTTTAATTCTTTCCATAAATGGAAGTCCGATGACTTTTGAAGGTAAAGACCATATTACCACTTTAGAGGGACAGAAAATTGATGTTTCCAGAGGACCTGTAGCAGCTTTTGTAGCTATTAAACATCTAGGAACCAATGGTGGAGGATTTTTTGGAGCCAACTCAGCACACCCGCTTGAGAATCCTAATTATATAACAAATATGACAGAAATGGTCACTCAAATGATCATTCCGTTTGCATTGGTTTTCGCATTAGGTTTCTATTTAAAGAAAAGAAAACTATCATGGGTGATTTTCACCGTAATGACAGTAGGCTTTCTGGCACTTACCATTCCCAACATTGTCAATGAAACCGGAGGTAACCCCCTGATTACAAAAATGGGAGCTGACAGTAGTCTGGGAGCAATGGAAGGTAAGGAAATTCGTTTTGGGAGTGCAGCATCAGGATATTGGAGTATTGCAACGACTGTTATTTCAACAGGTTCAGTAAACTCTATGCACGATAGTACTATGCCTCTTTCGGGGATGAATGAGCTTCTTGCCATGATGATCAACTGCTTCTATGGTGGTTGTGGGGTAGGAATTCTAAACTATTTCATCTTTATTATCCTTGCAGTATTCATCAGTGGCCTGATGGTAGGAAGAACCCCGGAATTTATGGGGAAAAAGATTGAAGCCAAAGAAATGAAGATCGCTATGATTGTTGCTTTGTTTCATCCATTTTTAATCCTTGTAGGAACTGCATTAACAGCTTATATGCCGGAATTTGGAGCCAAGACATTAAATAATCCGGGCTTTCATGGATTCAGTGAAATGTTGTACGAGTTTACCTCTTCCTCTGCCAATAACGGATCGGGATTCGAGGGACTGGGAGATAATACCCCATGGTGGAATATTTCAACAGGAATAGTACTGCTATTATCAAGATTCATCCCGATCATAGGACCAATAGCTATTGCAGGATTATTGGCACAGAAGAAATTCATTCCGGAAAGCTCAGGAACATTAAAAACAGATACAGCCACTTTTGGTTTTATGACATTGGCGGTGATTCTGCTTATTGCAGCACTATCATTCTTCCCTGCATTAACCCTGGGGCCTATCGCTGAGCAGATCCAGTATTTCTCTAAATAA
- a CDS encoding S46 family peptidase, with the protein MTKKILLSVFLLPAAMAFAQQYGGMWIPTELNEKEMKDLGMKISAKDIFNPQKPSIKDAVVQFNGGCTAEIISPKGLLLTNHHCGFGQIQAHSTVQNDLLSNGFWAKNMNGELPNPGVKVDFIVDIKEATDQVLEGTDNLTEPELTKRINNNIEVYKNSQKIESYQSIMVKPMYYGNKYYAYTIETYKDIRLVGAPPQSIGKFGSDTDNWVWPRHTGDFSMFRIYADKNNKPAEYSKDNVPYVPKHYLPVSIKDKNENDFTFVFGFPGKTTEYLPAVAVEKIMKDIDPARIAVRDVALKTLDEKMRVDNETRIKYASKYASVANYWKKWIGEVEGLKKSNAVEKKIMYEGSLVAKNPEIKTTLDQLNKLYNDQAPYALNNAYYTEVVKNAETLKLAGDYYDFVASVEAGRMDEKELSKLKTKLSSFYKDYSAELDARVTAKLLALYTNKTASQFLPAGFSKYKDENANIPVVEDMSKNSIITGRTAVNGGTLTADIDKAFSNQDKLIKTLKKDPIYQLYVSMKETYMKTADPQYATLQAKIDAMQKKFMAQQMDTDKDRKFFPDANSTLRVTYGKIKGSAPRDAVSYGYQTHLAGVMEKYIPGDYEFDVPKKLIELYNKKDFGIYKDKTGDVPVGFTATNHTTGGNSGSPALDANGNLVGLNFDRQWEGTMSDINYDPRFSRNIMVDTKYILFVIEKFADSKWLVDEMKVIK; encoded by the coding sequence ATGACAAAAAAGATACTTTTATCTGTATTTCTTTTGCCGGCTGCAATGGCATTTGCACAACAATATGGAGGAATGTGGATTCCTACAGAACTGAATGAAAAGGAAATGAAGGACTTGGGAATGAAGATTTCTGCTAAGGACATTTTCAATCCTCAGAAGCCAAGCATAAAGGATGCGGTAGTACAGTTTAACGGTGGGTGTACCGCTGAAATTATTTCTCCTAAAGGATTGTTGTTAACCAATCACCACTGTGGTTTTGGTCAGATTCAGGCACATTCTACGGTTCAGAATGATCTTCTTTCAAACGGATTCTGGGCAAAAAATATGAATGGAGAACTTCCTAATCCGGGAGTGAAAGTAGATTTTATTGTAGATATAAAAGAAGCTACTGATCAGGTATTGGAGGGAACAGATAACCTTACGGAGCCTGAACTTACCAAAAGAATCAATAACAATATTGAGGTTTACAAAAACTCTCAGAAAATTGAATCCTACCAATCAATCATGGTAAAGCCTATGTACTATGGAAACAAGTATTATGCTTATACGATTGAAACATATAAAGACATCCGTCTTGTGGGAGCACCACCTCAAAGCATAGGAAAATTCGGGAGTGATACAGATAACTGGGTTTGGCCTAGACATACTGGAGATTTCTCAATGTTCAGAATCTATGCAGACAAAAATAATAAGCCTGCGGAATATTCTAAGGACAACGTACCTTATGTTCCAAAGCACTATTTACCGGTTTCTATCAAGGATAAAAACGAAAACGATTTTACATTTGTATTCGGATTTCCGGGAAAAACTACAGAATATCTTCCTGCAGTAGCTGTAGAAAAGATCATGAAAGATATTGATCCTGCAAGAATTGCAGTACGTGATGTAGCCTTGAAGACATTGGACGAAAAAATGCGTGTGGATAACGAAACCCGTATTAAATATGCTTCAAAATATGCTTCCGTTGCCAATTACTGGAAAAAATGGATCGGGGAAGTAGAAGGGTTGAAAAAATCCAATGCTGTTGAGAAAAAAATCATGTATGAAGGGTCTTTAGTTGCTAAAAATCCTGAAATCAAGACGACTTTGGATCAGCTGAACAAGCTTTACAACGACCAGGCTCCTTATGCATTAAACAATGCCTATTACACAGAAGTGGTGAAAAATGCTGAAACATTGAAGTTAGCAGGAGATTACTATGACTTTGTAGCTTCTGTAGAAGCAGGAAGAATGGATGAAAAAGAGCTTTCAAAGCTAAAAACAAAATTAAGTTCTTTCTATAAGGATTACAGCGCTGAGCTTGATGCTAGGGTAACGGCAAAATTATTGGCTTTATATACTAATAAAACAGCTTCCCAATTTTTACCGGCAGGGTTCAGTAAATATAAAGATGAGAATGCAAACATTCCTGTAGTGGAGGATATGTCTAAAAACTCCATCATCACAGGAAGAACTGCTGTAAATGGAGGAACATTAACTGCAGATATTGATAAGGCGTTTTCTAATCAGGACAAACTGATCAAAACATTAAAGAAAGATCCTATCTATCAATTATATGTTTCTATGAAAGAAACGTATATGAAGACCGCTGATCCACAGTATGCTACCCTTCAGGCAAAAATTGATGCCATGCAGAAGAAGTTCATGGCTCAGCAGATGGATACGGATAAAGACAGAAAATTCTTCCCGGACGCTAACTCTACTCTTCGTGTAACGTATGGTAAAATAAAAGGATCTGCTCCAAGAGATGCGGTTTCTTATGGATACCAGACTCACCTTGCTGGGGTAATGGAGAAATACATTCCTGGAGATTATGAATTTGATGTTCCTAAAAAACTGATCGAGCTTTACAACAAAAAAGATTTCGGAATCTATAAAGATAAAACCGGGGATGTTCCAGTTGGATTTACAGCAACAAACCATACCACAGGAGGAAATTCCGGAAGCCCGGCTCTTGATGCTAATGGAAACTTGGTAGGACTTAACTTCGACAGACAGTGGGAAGGAACGATGAGTGATATCAACTATGATCCGCGCTTTAGTAGAAATATTATGGTGGATACAAAATATATCCTGTTCGTTATAGAGAAGTTTGCCGACTCAAAATGGCTTGTAGATGAAATGAAAGTGATTAAATAA
- a CDS encoding M16 family metallopeptidase translates to MIDRKYKETVHTDNKHYEYTTVINDENKVRIYTLKNGLKVFLAQNFDAPRIQTFIPVRTGSNNDPSDNTGLAHYLEHMMFKGTSKLGTQNWKEEKELLDQISILFEEHKAEQDAEKKREIYKKIDEVSQEASQYAIANEYDKAISSLGASGTNAHTWFDETVYKNNIPNNELEKWLKVEKDRFSEIVLRLFHTELESVYEEFNRAQDNDTRLVNYELMAALFPTHPNGQQTTIGNPEHLKNPSMKAIHKYFDEYYVPNNYAMVLVGDLDFEETIQLIDQSFGTLPYKELPKKTPIVEKPITEITKRTVKSPTTPRVQLAWRTDSYGTREAMLADVLANILSNRGEAGLLDLHINQTQKMLWAQAFSVGLKQYGYFSIVAVPKETQTLEEATEMVLEEIELVKKGDFPDWMLPAIINDFKLQRMKGLETAEGLATTLYDTYIKGISWEQELNEMDVYASFTKEDIINFANSFFKENYIVVNKEKGVNDRLIRVENPGITPIKINRDTQSEFLTEILSEKTEDIQPEFINYQKEIATDEIKGKKLSFVKNKYNDVAQVHFIFPFGSDHDRELGISTQLLQYLGTHDLSPEDLKKEFFKIGINNNFKTSSNQLLISLSGLEENIEKGISLLQHWMYHVEPNQEIYEQFVGTVLENRQAMKKDKNRIMTALINYTKLGSTSRFTDVISKEELESSKAEVFTDRMKHLFKYPYQVFFYGKNFERFQGYIGQYMETESLQIPEARQYPEPATGGNVYFTDYDMVQMEMSKIGKGNLVNPSHFGKINVFNEYFGRGLSSIVFQEIRESKSLAYSAYVSYSANAELKHPDYITTYIGTQPDKLMIAVDTMNELMDELPEVPIQFEGAKNAALKQIASTRVIRNNIFFNTLNLKKLGIYHDFRKDIYEEIQSLKFEDIKQFYQTEIKPVHFNTAIIGKKENLNMEAVEKMGTFTELSLEDIFGH, encoded by the coding sequence ATGATAGACAGAAAATACAAAGAAACGGTTCACACGGATAATAAACACTACGAATATACTACGGTAATTAACGACGAAAATAAAGTAAGAATCTATACATTAAAAAATGGTTTAAAGGTTTTTCTTGCCCAAAATTTTGATGCACCAAGAATACAAACCTTTATTCCTGTGAGAACGGGAAGCAATAATGATCCTTCAGATAATACCGGGCTGGCTCATTATCTTGAGCACATGATGTTCAAAGGTACCTCTAAGTTAGGTACTCAAAACTGGAAAGAAGAGAAAGAACTTCTTGATCAAATCTCAATTTTATTTGAGGAACATAAAGCTGAGCAAGATGCTGAGAAGAAAAGGGAAATCTATAAAAAGATTGATGAAGTATCTCAGGAAGCCAGCCAATATGCTATTGCCAATGAGTATGACAAAGCTATTTCGTCACTTGGGGCCAGCGGAACGAATGCACACACCTGGTTTGATGAAACAGTTTATAAAAACAACATTCCCAATAATGAACTGGAAAAATGGCTCAAGGTAGAGAAAGACAGATTTTCTGAAATTGTACTGCGTCTTTTCCATACTGAACTGGAATCTGTATATGAAGAGTTCAACAGGGCGCAGGATAATGATACGAGGCTGGTCAACTATGAATTGATGGCAGCTCTTTTTCCAACTCATCCTAATGGGCAACAAACTACAATAGGTAATCCTGAGCATTTGAAAAATCCTTCCATGAAAGCCATCCATAAGTATTTTGACGAATATTATGTTCCTAATAATTATGCAATGGTTTTGGTTGGAGATCTTGATTTTGAGGAAACCATCCAATTAATTGATCAGTCTTTTGGGACTCTTCCATATAAAGAGTTGCCGAAAAAAACACCCATTGTCGAAAAGCCAATTACAGAGATTACTAAAAGAACGGTAAAAAGCCCTACTACTCCAAGGGTTCAACTGGCATGGAGAACTGATAGCTATGGAACCAGAGAAGCAATGCTTGCAGATGTTCTTGCCAATATTTTGAGCAACAGAGGTGAAGCAGGATTATTGGATCTTCATATCAACCAGACTCAAAAAATGCTTTGGGCACAGGCTTTTTCTGTAGGATTAAAACAATATGGTTATTTTTCTATCGTTGCAGTTCCAAAGGAAACCCAAACCCTGGAAGAAGCAACCGAAATGGTTTTAGAGGAAATTGAGCTTGTAAAGAAAGGTGATTTCCCAGACTGGATGCTTCCGGCCATCATTAATGACTTCAAGCTTCAAAGGATGAAAGGTCTTGAGACTGCGGAAGGTCTTGCCACTACCCTTTATGACACCTATATAAAAGGCATAAGCTGGGAACAGGAGTTGAATGAAATGGATGTGTATGCAAGCTTCACGAAAGAAGATATTATCAATTTTGCCAATTCTTTTTTCAAGGAAAACTATATTGTTGTTAATAAGGAAAAAGGGGTTAACGACAGACTGATCAGAGTTGAAAACCCAGGCATCACTCCCATTAAAATTAACCGTGATACACAATCTGAGTTTTTAACGGAAATATTATCTGAAAAAACGGAAGATATACAACCTGAATTCATCAACTATCAAAAAGAAATTGCGACTGATGAAATTAAAGGTAAGAAATTAAGCTTTGTAAAAAATAAATACAATGATGTTGCCCAGGTACATTTTATTTTTCCTTTTGGAAGTGATCATGATAGAGAACTGGGAATTTCTACACAGCTATTGCAATATTTAGGTACCCATGATCTTTCTCCTGAGGATTTAAAAAAAGAATTTTTCAAAATCGGGATAAATAATAATTTCAAAACATCCAGTAACCAATTACTGATTTCCCTGAGCGGACTGGAAGAGAATATTGAAAAAGGGATTTCTCTTCTTCAGCATTGGATGTATCATGTAGAACCTAATCAGGAGATCTATGAACAATTTGTAGGAACTGTTCTGGAAAACCGTCAGGCAATGAAGAAAGACAAAAACCGTATTATGACGGCCCTAATCAATTATACCAAATTGGGAAGTACGTCAAGATTTACGGATGTTATCTCCAAAGAAGAACTTGAAAGCAGTAAAGCTGAAGTATTCACAGACCGAATGAAGCACCTTTTCAAATATCCTTATCAAGTTTTCTTTTATGGAAAGAATTTTGAAAGATTCCAGGGATATATTGGGCAATATATGGAGACGGAAAGTCTTCAGATACCGGAAGCCAGACAATATCCGGAACCTGCTACGGGAGGCAACGTTTATTTTACAGATTATGACATGGTTCAGATGGAAATGAGTAAGATTGGAAAGGGAAACCTGGTAAACCCATCTCATTTTGGAAAGATCAATGTTTTCAATGAATATTTTGGAAGAGGCCTATCCTCAATTGTTTTCCAGGAAATTCGTGAAAGTAAGAGTCTTGCTTATTCGGCATACGTCTCCTACTCTGCCAATGCTGAATTGAAACATCCCGATTATATTACAACTTATATAGGAACACAACCGGACAAGTTAATGATTGCAGTAGATACCATGAATGAACTGATGGATGAACTTCCGGAAGTACCTATTCAGTTTGAAGGTGCAAAAAATGCAGCCCTGAAACAAATTGCATCAACCAGAGTTATCCGAAATAACATTTTCTTCAATACTTTAAATCTAAAGAAACTGGGTATTTATCATGATTTCAGAAAAGATATTTATGAAGAAATCCAAAGCCTGAAATTTGAAGATATCAAACAGTTTTATCAAACAGAGATCAAACCTGTACATTTCAATACAGCAATCATTGGTAAAAAGGAAAACCTGAATATGGAAGCTGTTGAAAAGATGGGAACATTTACAGAGCTAAGTCTGGAGGATATTTTTGGACATTAA